A single genomic interval of Camelina sativa cultivar DH55 chromosome 11, Cs, whole genome shotgun sequence harbors:
- the LOC104721863 gene encoding uncharacterized protein LOC104721863, giving the protein MAEEPEKVSSSPALHQPSADKEDAAGIKTQDPASSSGFRAYPNGDSPPMYPVFYPGLVPGLNPGQYEEQMNRGAGIYAVPVHQFGGHVAGLPSNYLIPLTYNVPTTRPSNEGETGGENQAQAGQGQQQQQPAHQRHVVERRFQIAFQLDLFLILKLAAVIFLFNQDGSRQRLAVLVIFATIIYLYQTGALAPFVRWLSQGMHRAAVPPPRPHRPAARADNDPAAAVPLNEDAVPEGQENQADNGNRANENENVHAGNQGNQWWGIVKEIQMIVFGFITSLLPGFHNID; this is encoded by the exons ATGGCGGAAGAACCCGAAAAGGTGTCTTCTTCACCAGCGTTACATCAACCTTCTGCTGACAAAGAAGATGCTGCTGGGATCAAAACTCAG GATCCAGCGTCTTCTTCTGGGTTTCGTGCTTATCCCAATGGTGATTCTCCTCCAATGTACCCGGTTTTTTATCCGGGTCTTGTTCCCGGGTTGAATCCTGGTCAGTATGAGGAACAAATGAACCGTGGAGCTGGGATCTATGCTGTTCCTGTGCATCAATTTGGAGGACATGTCGCTGGTCTTCCTTCAAATTATCTTATCCCTCTCACTTACAATGTTCCCAC TACTAGACCAAGTAATGAGGGTGAGACTGGGGGAGAGAATCAAGCGCAAGCCGGGCAGGGTCAACAACAGCAGCAACCTGCACATCAGAGGCACGTTGTGGAAAGGAGGTTTCAGATTGCGTTTCAGCTTGACTTGTTTCTCATACTCAAGCTTGCTGCTGTCATCTTTTTGTTCAACCAAGATGGATCAAGACAAAGGCTTGCTGTTCTCGTGATTTTCGCTACCATAATTTACTT ATACCAAACTGGAGCTCTTGCACCATTTGTGCGATGGCTTTCACAAGGCATGCATAGAGCAGCAGTACCACCACCTCGACCTCATAGACCTGCTGCGAGAGCTGATAATGATCCCGCAGCTGCAGTGCCACTAAATGAAGATGCAGTTCCAG AGGGACAAGAGAATCAAGCTGATAACGGGAACCGagcaaatgaaaatgaaaacgtCCATGCAGGGAACCAAGGGAATCAATGGTGGGGAATAGTGAAAGAGATTCAAATGATAGTTTTTGGCTTCATAACTTCACTACTCCCTGGTTTTCACAACATAGATTAG
- the LOC104721864 gene encoding TBC1 domain family member 5 homolog A: MVPSEIETLGDESDHRFANLRGVRWRLNLGVLPFHSSSSIDDLRKSTAESRRRYAALRRRLLIDPHLSKHVRNSPDLSIDNPLSQNPDSTWSRFFRNAELEKTLDQDLSRLYPEHWTYFQAPGCQGMLRRILLLWCLKHPEYGYRQGMHELLAPLLYVLHVDVDRLSEVRKSYEDHFTDRFDGLSFEERDVTYNFDFKKFLEDFTDDEIGGIQGSSKKIKSLDELDPEIQSIVRLSDAYGAEGELGIVLSEKFMEHDAYCMFDALMNGAHGCVAMAGFFAYSPATGSHTGLPPVLEACTAFYHLLSFVDSSLHSHLVELGVEPQYFGLRWLRVLFGREFLLQDLLIVWDEIFSADNTTRTDEDNNTNQSYKIFDSPRGALISGMAVSMILCLRSSLLATENAASCLQRLLNFPEKIDVRKIIEKAKSLQTLALDDDVRSSALSINDGFDQSISPAVPARTNSFPSGSTSPKSPLIIAPQSYWEEKWRVLHQAAEEEKQSPSVQKKKPWFRVKRLFRTESEPTHNAKSSNGKSEVKVSSVARNLLEDFNRQLVAEPEEANRIDVVNIEDSSIRETEEMNTDFETAGEESIAVEENSSDVSSDPNSPLRDSNYIENDSDSSNESDLFPNETVTDQETRVVDSPLSISSQPSMEFPVTQSKDQETDVVDSPLPVSSEPSIEFPVTQSHEEEDSADKSVAIIKERSKVLPGKFQWFWKFGRNLAAEETRSNSGESNKSNLVCSSESPSLPQASSSSSKGDTDQKVMNTLKNLGNSMLEHIQVIESVFQQERGQVQAGLIENLSKTNLVEKGQITAMTALKELRKISNLLLEM; the protein is encoded by the exons ATGGTTCCATCAGAGATTGAAACTCTGGGAGATGAATCTGATCATCGTTTCGCCAATCTGAGAGGCGTGCGTTGGCGTCTCAATCTCGGTGTTCTTCcctttcattcttcttcttccatagaTGATCTTCGCAAATCTACCGCCGAATCTCGCAGACG ATATGCTGCTTTAAGGAGACGGCTCTTGATTGATCCACATTTGTCTAAACATGTTAGGAATTCTCCTGATCTCTCTATCGACAACCCCTTATCTCAAAACCCag ACAGTACATGGAGTCGGTTCTTTCGTAACGCCGAGCTAGAGAAAACTTTGGATCAAGATTTATCAAGGTTATATCCAGAGCACTGGACATACTTTCAAGCTCCTGGATGTCAAGGAATGTTAAGACGTATTCTACTCTTGTGGTGCCTAAAACATCCCGAGTACGGTTATCGTCAAG gAATGCATGAGCTTTTGGCACCACTGCTTTATGTActtcatgttgatgttgatCGTCTCTCTGAAGTGCGTAAAAGTTATGAAGATCATTTCACAGACAGATTCGATGGTTTATCTTTCGAAGAAAGAGATGTTACTTACAACTTTGATTTCAAAAAGTTTCTGGAAGATTTCACGGATGATGAGATTGGTGGTATTCAAGGAAgctcaaagaaaataaagagtcTAGATGAGCTCGATCCCGAGATCCAGTCTATTGTGAGGTTAAGTGATGCTTATGGAGCCGAAGGTGAGCTCGGGATTGTCTTGTCTGAGAAATTCATGGAGCACGATGCTTACTGCATGTTTGATGCTCTTATGAATGGAGCTCATGGTTGTGTTGCTATGGCTGGATTTTTCGCTTACTCTCCAGCTACCGGATCCCACACTGGTTTACCTCCTGTTCTTGAAGCTTGCACTGCGTTTTACCATCTTTTGTCGTTCGTTGATTCGTCTCTGCATAGCCATTTGGTTGAGCTCGGAGTTGAACCTCAGTACTTTGGGCTTCGTTGGTTACGTGTTTTGTTTGGAAGAGAGTTTTTGCTTCAGGATCTGTTGATAGTGTGGGATGAGATATTCTCAGCAGATAATACAACGAGAACAGATGAAGATAACAATACAAACCAGAGCTACAAGATCTTTGATTCTCCTCGTGGAGCTCTAATCTCAGGAATGGCTGTTTCGATGATATTGTGTTTAAGATCATCACTGCTAGCTACTGAAAACGCAGCTTCTTGTCTCCAGAGACTATTGAATTTCCCAGAGAAGATTGATGTGAGGAAAATTATAGAGAAAGCTAAGTCATTACAAACTTTGGCTTTGGATGATGATGTACGATCATCAGCTCTATCGATAAATGATGGCTTTGATCAGAGCATAAGTCCTGCAGTACCTGCTCGAACCAATAGCTTTCCTTCAGGATCCACTTCTCCTAAATCTCCACTGATAATTGCACCACAAAGTTATTGGGAGGAGAAATGGAGAGTTCTACACCAAGCCGCTgaggaagagaaacagagtCCTTCAgtacagaagaagaagccttgGTTCAGGGTGAAAAGACTTTTCAGAACAGAGTCTGAGCCAACTCATAACGCCAAGTCATCAAATGGGAAAAGTGAAGTCAAGGTATCATCAGTTGCGCGTAACTTGCTTGAAGATTTTAATCGGCAGCTCGTTGCTGAACCTGAGGAAGCTAATCGGATAGACGTTGTGAACATTGAAGATAGCTCAATTCGAGAAACGGAGGAAATGAACACGGATTTCGAAACTGCTGGGGAAGAGAGTATAGCAGTAGAGGAGAATTCATCTGATGTTTCCTCAGATCCAAACAGTCCTCTCAGAGACTCAAACTACATTGAGAATGATTCGGATAGCAGTAACGAGTCAGATTTGTTTCCTAATGAAACAGTTACAGATCAAGAAACAAGGGTAGTAGATTCGCCTCTTTCCATTTCTTCCCAACCGAGCATGGAGTTTCCAGTAACTCAGTCTAAAGATCAAGAAACAGACGTAGTAGATTCGCCTCTTCCCGTTTCTTCTGAACCGAGCATTGAGTTTCCAGTAACTCAGTCTCATGAAGAAGAGGACTCTGCAGATAAATCTGTGGCTATTATTAAGGAGCGTAGTAAGGTTTTACCGGGGAAATTCCAGTGGTTTTGGAAGTTTGGACGCAATCTCGCTGCTGAGGAGACAAGATCTAATAGTGGTGAAAGTAATAAGAGCAATTTGGTTTGTTCTTCCGAGTCACCTTCTCTTCCACAGGCCTCATCATCGAGCAGCAAAGGAGACACAGACCAGAAAGTGATGAATACTCTGAAGAACCTTGGCAACTCCATGCTTGAACATATTCAG gTGATCGAGTCGGTTTTCCAGCAAGAACGAGGTCAGGTTCAGGCAGGATTAATAGAGAACTTATCTAAGACCAATTTGGTTGAAAAAGGACAAATCACAGCTATGACTGCTCTCAAGGAGCTTCGGAAAATCAGTAATCTTTTGTTGGAAATGTGA